From Dermochelys coriacea isolate rDerCor1 chromosome 8, rDerCor1.pri.v4, whole genome shotgun sequence, the proteins below share one genomic window:
- the LCP2 gene encoding lymphocyte cytosolic protein 2, protein MDLQNIPYRSVVVAWSPDDLADYFKKLKYKDCEKVVRKHSISGQRFLNMSENDIQKFPKLSVPIISKLSQEINRNEGRISFFPKRTQPQKFPDNTGCCQEEEEGWSSFEEEDDYESPDEEQEQDADYESPTDEPEHDSDDYEPPPSNNDVAPHNVIFPAKSIPSNTEYIDRPTTARPSPQPPIPPQRPGPSPVPASYAGRGTPMSPYPPPSSNNDMNRDKSAKPLKPPAPSIDRRTKPTLDRPGPTFERDSPAAGKRAVFPDKPMAPQLRSLGEQLAKIQKPPIPPADKPERGNPVPGRKPPPLKQGWAPERRYDEEDESIPQRPAQQLSLPPFSSNTFPSRTVKPPPKHSPSGSNSMPGPYAESTNSLSSSGSLPPRFQLGNINRAPSKGSADGRPPLPIPNRQVVQPPSMDEDEFQDSLNAEWYVADISRQEAEAALRNINKDGTFLVRDSSRKTYTHPYVLMVLYKDKVYNIQIRYQEQNQIYLLGTGLKGKEDFSSVADIIDYFQRTPLLLIDGKDRGSRNQCKLTYAAGST, encoded by the exons AACATGTCTGAAAACGATATTCAGAAATTTCCCAAACTGAGTGTGCC aatcaTAAGTAAGTTAAGTCAAGAAATCAATAGGAATGAAGGAAGAATAAGTTTCTTCCCAAAACG GACCCAGCCGCAGAAGTTTCCTGACAATACAG GATGCTGTCAAGAAGAGGAAGAAGGCTGGTCTTCATTT GAAGAAGAAGATGATTATGAAAGCCCAGATGAGGAACAGGAACAAGACGCTGATTATGAATCACCAACTGATGAACCAGAACATGACAGTGATGATTATGAACCTCCTCCATCCAACAATGACGTAGCACCCCATAATGTCATATTTCCTGCCAAGTCAATTCCAAGCAACACTGAGTACATAG ataGACCCACAACTGCTAGACCATCTCCCCAGCCTCCTATTCCACCACAGCGACCTGGCCCATCCCCTGTACCAGCATCATATGCGGGTAGAGGCACTCCT ATGTCACCTTACCCTCCTCCATCAAGCAATAATGATATGAATAGAGATAAAAGTGCCAAGCCTTTAAAAC CCCCAGCTCCTTCTATAGACAGACGTACAAAACCCACACTGGATCGTCCTGGGCCGACGTTTGAAAGAGACAGCCCAGCAGCAG ggAAGAGGGCAGTGTTTCCTGACAAG CCCATGGCACCACAACTAAG ATCTCTGGGAGAACAGTTAGCAAAGATACAAAAGCCTCCCATACCACCAGCTGATAAACCTGAAAGAGGCAATCCAGTCCCTGGAAGGAAGCCACCACCCCTaaa GCAAGGTTGGGCACCAGAAAGAAGATATGAT gaagAAGATGAGT CAATCCCCCAGAGACCAGCACAACAGCTATCTTTGCCCCCCTTCAGCTCCAACACATTCCCTTCAAGGACTGTCAAGCCACCCCCTAAACACAGTCCTTCAGGATCCAACAGTATGCCTGGACCATATGCAGAAAG TACTAACAGCCTTTCTTCAAGCGGATCACTACCGCCACGCTTTCAGCTAG GTAACATCAATAGAGCTCCTTCAAAAGGCTCAGCAGATGGCAGACCTCCATTACCAATTCCTAACAGGCAGGTTGTGCAGCCACCAAGCATGGATGAAGATGAG tttcaGGACTCACTGAATGCAGAGTGGTATGTTGCAGACATCAGCCGGCAGGAAGCAGAAGCAGCTCTTAGGAATATAAATAAG GATGGGACATTCTTGGTGAGAGACAGCTCGAGAAAAACTTATACACATCCATACGTACTGATGGTATTATACAAAGATAAAGTATATAATATTCAGATTCGTTATCAGGAGCAAAATCAAATTTACTTGTTAGGAACTGGCCTGAAAGGAAAAGAG GATTTTTCTTCAGTGGCAGATATTATTGATTACTTTCAAAGAACACCCCTTCTGCTGATTGATGGAAAAGACCGAGGTTCAAGAAACCAATGCAAGTTAACATATGCTGCAGGATCTACTTAG